The proteins below come from a single Burkholderiales bacterium genomic window:
- a CDS encoding sigma-70 family RNA polymerase sigma factor: MDLAFDIEEVESRVRSLAPLVKRIAKHIAASMPGSVDQGRLVQAGMAGLLEAARRYHGGPGPDFDSYAVPRIRREIIDSLQGSPTVAVDVRRRMRDAEAMIAMLERQKGRPPTDAEVAKALRIGIDEYRDLLREAHGHQIVYHDDAAAEAEDPLSLLEDPKLRDTVIKAIDALPERERLVMSLYHEHRLNHAEIGAVLGLSEPQVSEMYTQAIARIRAALWKR; this comes from the coding sequence ATGGACCTGGCTTTCGACATCGAAGAAGTCGAGTCGCGCGTGCGCAGCCTTGCGCCGCTCGTGAAGCGCATTGCGAAGCACATCGCGGCGAGCATGCCCGGATCGGTCGACCAGGGAAGGCTCGTCCAGGCGGGCATGGCCGGCCTGCTCGAGGCCGCGCGCCGCTATCACGGCGGCCCGGGCCCCGATTTCGATTCGTACGCCGTCCCCCGCATCCGCCGCGAGATCATCGATTCGCTCCAGGGCTCACCGACGGTGGCCGTCGACGTGCGCCGCCGCATGCGCGACGCCGAAGCCATGATCGCCATGCTGGAGCGCCAGAAAGGCCGCCCCCCGACCGACGCCGAGGTCGCCAAGGCGCTGAGAATCGGCATCGACGAATACCGCGATCTCCTGCGCGAGGCGCACGGCCACCAGATCGTCTATCACGACGACGCCGCGGCCGAGGCCGAGGACCCGCTGAGTCTCCTCGAAGACCCCAAGCTGCGCGACACCGTGATCAAGGCGATCGACGCGCTGCCCGAGCGCGAGCGCCTCGTCATGAGCCTGTACCACGAGCACCGGCTCAACCACGCCGAGATCGGCGCGGTCCTCGGCCTGTCCGAGCCGCAGGTCTCGGAGATGTACACCCAGGCGATCGCGCGCATCCGCGCGGCGCTCTGGAAGCGTTAG
- a CDS encoding efflux RND transporter periplasmic adaptor subunit, with translation MTEERHHDLGIHTLEPQDHGELLRRRQVVRRAKILSAVVIALLAIGAGRTVMSRMSNASKLEEGTVEHSRLYVRVAAPKTNEAGQTLALPGTLQGYVQAPISARAGGYLKRWHKDIGSRVTKGELLAEIDAPELDQQLSQAVAARQQTASSLQLAVSTMERWEALRKKDAVSQQELDEKRSLAAQAKANLAAADANVERLRQTESFKRVVAPFSGVITRRNVDVGDLIDAGGGAARMMFVLAQTDPLRVYVNVPQAYSQLVKSGQEVTIEQSELRGQRFKGQVARTAAAIDPATRTMQIEVTLPNRDGVLLPGAYVQVLLPLAASKAMTIPTNALLIRGEGMRVAVVDAESRVHLKSVKVGRNYGENVEVMEGVAPTDKLVLNPPDSMANGDQVTIAPATEKKAKGKS, from the coding sequence ATGACCGAAGAACGTCACCACGACCTCGGCATACACACGCTCGAACCGCAGGATCACGGCGAGCTGCTGCGGCGCCGCCAGGTCGTCCGCCGCGCGAAGATCCTGTCGGCGGTCGTCATCGCGCTGCTCGCGATCGGGGCGGGACGCACCGTCATGAGCCGCATGTCGAACGCGAGCAAGCTCGAGGAAGGCACGGTCGAGCACTCCAGGCTCTACGTGCGCGTCGCAGCGCCGAAAACGAACGAAGCGGGACAGACGCTCGCCCTGCCGGGGACGCTGCAAGGCTACGTGCAGGCGCCGATCTCGGCGCGCGCGGGCGGGTATCTCAAGCGCTGGCACAAGGACATCGGCAGCCGCGTCACCAAGGGCGAGCTCCTCGCGGAGATCGACGCGCCCGAGCTCGACCAGCAGCTCTCGCAGGCGGTCGCGGCGCGCCAGCAGACCGCGTCGAGCCTGCAGCTCGCGGTATCGACCATGGAGCGCTGGGAAGCGCTGCGCAAGAAGGACGCGGTGTCGCAGCAGGAGCTGGATGAAAAGCGCAGCCTCGCCGCGCAGGCGAAAGCGAACCTCGCCGCCGCCGACGCGAACGTCGAACGCCTGCGCCAGACCGAGAGCTTCAAGCGCGTGGTGGCGCCGTTCTCGGGCGTCATCACGCGGCGCAACGTCGACGTCGGCGACCTCATCGACGCGGGCGGCGGCGCGGCCCGCATGATGTTCGTGCTCGCGCAGACCGATCCGCTGCGCGTCTACGTCAACGTGCCGCAGGCGTATTCGCAGCTCGTGAAATCCGGACAGGAAGTGACGATCGAGCAGTCGGAGCTGCGCGGCCAGCGCTTCAAGGGACAGGTCGCGCGCACCGCCGCCGCGATCGATCCGGCGACGCGCACCATGCAGATCGAAGTGACCCTGCCGAACAGGGACGGCGTGCTGCTGCCGGGCGCGTACGTGCAGGTGCTGCTGCCGCTCGCCGCGAGCAAGGCGATGACGATCCCGACCAACGCCCTGCTCATCCGGGGCGAAGGGATGCGCGTCGCAGTGGTGGACGCGGAATCGCGCGTGCATCTCAAGTCCGTCAAGGTCGGCCGCAACTACGGCGAGAACGTCGAAGTGATGGAAGGCGTCGCGCCGACCGACAAGCTCGTGCTGAACCCGCCGGATTCGATGGCGAACGGCGATCAGGTCACGATCGCGCCGGCCACGGAGAAGAAGGCGAAAGGCAAATCTTGA
- a CDS encoding efflux transporter outer membrane subunit: MLSSCSLWPGYKKPAVDMPVNWKIEEPFRVSKPNDAAPKGVWWRRFGDPQLDALIGKSLADSPTLAAASARVAQSRALLASASSAMFPSVNFGTRIANERISAHRPLTRYGSPNFQTIQENYVLQLGVTYEADLFGRVQRTIEGARASSEQSAADYENTRLLLTTDLANAYFNLRQTDIEIDVLNQSIELQRRSLGFLSNRRELGAASGLEVAQQQTLIDATLTQLDLLRRQRSQFENAIATLTGTPAPQFSLAADAKRVPPPDIPIGVPSDILERRPDVASAERAMAAANAQIGIARAAFYPSIVLGPSIGYQSNSLGHLFDASSNIWSLGVSILQPLFTAGRLNANLDFAKAGYDLTVANYRRVVLTAMQEVEDGILGGAALERAYNQSLTAVDSARRVLDLANTRYEGGVATYLDVITAQQALLNGERTASQIHGQRLLLAVFLVKALGGDWEGATTLGSR, translated from the coding sequence CTGCTCTCCTCCTGCTCCCTCTGGCCGGGCTACAAGAAGCCGGCGGTGGACATGCCGGTCAACTGGAAGATCGAAGAGCCGTTTCGCGTCAGCAAGCCGAACGACGCCGCGCCCAAAGGGGTCTGGTGGCGGCGCTTCGGCGACCCGCAGCTCGACGCGCTGATCGGCAAATCGCTCGCCGACAGCCCGACGCTCGCCGCTGCGAGCGCGCGCGTGGCGCAATCGCGGGCGCTCCTCGCCTCGGCGAGCTCGGCGATGTTCCCGAGCGTCAATTTCGGCACGCGCATCGCGAACGAGCGGATCTCGGCGCACCGCCCGCTCACGCGCTACGGATCGCCGAACTTCCAGACGATCCAGGAAAACTACGTGCTGCAGCTCGGCGTCACGTACGAAGCCGATCTCTTCGGCCGTGTGCAGCGCACGATCGAAGGCGCGCGCGCCTCGTCCGAGCAGAGCGCGGCCGACTACGAGAACACGCGGCTGCTGCTGACGACCGATCTCGCCAACGCGTATTTCAACCTGCGCCAGACCGACATCGAGATCGACGTGCTGAACCAGTCGATCGAGCTCCAGCGCCGATCGCTCGGATTCCTCAGCAACCGCCGCGAGCTCGGCGCCGCCTCGGGGCTCGAGGTCGCGCAGCAGCAGACGCTGATCGATGCGACGCTGACCCAGCTCGACCTGCTGCGCCGCCAGCGCTCGCAGTTCGAGAACGCGATCGCGACGCTCACCGGCACGCCCGCGCCGCAGTTCTCGCTCGCGGCCGACGCGAAGCGCGTGCCGCCGCCCGACATCCCGATCGGCGTGCCGTCCGACATCCTCGAGCGCCGCCCGGACGTCGCTTCGGCCGAGCGCGCGATGGCCGCGGCGAACGCGCAGATCGGCATCGCCCGGGCCGCGTTCTATCCGAGCATCGTCCTCGGCCCGTCGATCGGCTACCAGAGCAACAGCCTCGGCCATCTCTTCGATGCGTCGAGCAACATCTGGTCGCTGGGCGTCTCAATCCTCCAGCCGCTGTTCACCGCGGGGCGGCTGAACGCCAACCTCGATTTCGCCAAGGCGGGCTACGACCTCACGGTCGCCAACTACCGGCGCGTCGTGCTCACGGCGATGCAGGAGGTGGAAGACGGCATCCTCGGCGGCGCCGCGCTCGAGCGCGCGTACAACCAGTCGCTGACGGCCGTGGACAGCGCGCGCCGCGTGCTCGACCTCGCGAACACGCGCTACGAAGGCGGTGTCGCGACCTACCTCGACGTCATCACCGCGCAGCAGGCGCTGCTCAACGGCGAGCGCACCGCGAGCCAGATCCACGGCCAGCGCCTGCTCCTCGCGGTCTTCCTGGTGAAAGCCCTCGGCGGCGACTGGGAAGGCGCCACCACCCTCGGCAGCCGCTAG